A genomic stretch from Corynebacterium faecale includes:
- the pcaB gene encoding 3-carboxy-cis,cis-muconate cycloisomerase — protein MTRSLYSDLAGESPAHRHLSDEDFLRGLLTVESALSTAAAHAGAISEADAATARETIQGYHLDVEEISRQSADGANPTIPVVTALKAIDPTGIHPGATSQDIIDTSLMLCLRDATGEIITTLRDLAGLLAELTRTHRDTPMMAHTLGQQAVPTTFGCITAGWLQAIMRSQQALSGLQFEVSYGGAAGTMTATHPHGFAIQDALATELGLHNSGLIWHSDRIPVTTIAAALATAAGAVRKIAGDIIFLSASEILELREAQPGGSSAMPHKANPAAAIACDGYARRVPGLLSTLFDALDCRLQRGTGSWHAEWQTIRELAAATASAISRCHRSLDGIVVDTHRMGTHLSGTDVGHAPGIADRVLELYERNNPR, from the coding sequence ATGACCCGCTCCCTCTACTCTGACCTCGCCGGCGAATCACCCGCCCACCGTCATCTCTCCGATGAGGACTTCCTCCGGGGTCTGCTCACCGTGGAATCAGCGCTGTCCACCGCGGCGGCCCACGCCGGCGCCATCTCTGAGGCCGACGCTGCCACGGCCAGGGAGACCATCCAGGGCTATCACCTGGATGTAGAGGAGATCTCCCGACAGTCAGCAGACGGCGCCAATCCGACCATCCCGGTGGTCACGGCACTCAAGGCCATCGATCCCACTGGTATCCACCCCGGTGCCACCAGCCAGGACATCATTGATACCTCCCTGATGCTCTGTCTCCGCGACGCCACCGGCGAGATCATCACCACGCTGAGGGACCTCGCCGGACTCCTCGCGGAGCTGACCCGCACCCACCGTGACACCCCGATGATGGCGCACACCCTGGGCCAGCAAGCCGTGCCCACCACCTTCGGTTGCATCACGGCGGGCTGGCTCCAGGCGATCATGCGGTCACAGCAGGCACTATCTGGGCTGCAGTTCGAGGTCTCCTACGGCGGCGCCGCAGGCACCATGACCGCCACCCACCCGCACGGGTTCGCCATCCAGGATGCCCTCGCAACCGAGCTCGGTCTGCACAACTCCGGACTCATCTGGCACAGTGACCGCATCCCGGTCACCACCATCGCCGCAGCTCTGGCCACTGCAGCAGGGGCGGTCCGCAAGATCGCCGGCGACATCATCTTCCTCTCCGCATCGGAGATCCTGGAGCTGCGCGAAGCACAACCGGGCGGCAGCTCCGCCATGCCCCACAAGGCCAACCCGGCCGCGGCGATCGCCTGCGACGGTTATGCCCGCCGCGTCCCCGGCCTCCTATCGACGCTTTTCGACGCCCTGGACTGCCGTCTCCAACGCGGTACCGGCAGCTGGCACGCCGAATGGCAGACCATCCGCGAACTCGCGGCGGCCACCGCCTCGGCAATCAGCAGATGCCACCGCAGCCTTGATGGCATCGTGGTGGATACCCACCGCATGGGCACCCACCTCAGTGGTACCGATGTGGGACATGCCCCCGGGATCGCCGACCGCGTGCTCGAACTCTATGAAAGGAACAACCCCCGATGA
- the catC gene encoding muconolactone Delta-isomerase gives MLFHARMDVHFPESMTPEVMADFQVKEKAYSGDLQSRGIMKAIWRVVGEYANYSIFEVDDHDELQAILSGFPMFKYMDVKITPLAKHPNALEYYLKG, from the coding sequence ATGCTGTTTCACGCCCGTATGGACGTACACTTCCCGGAATCGATGACCCCGGAGGTCATGGCTGATTTCCAGGTTAAGGAGAAGGCCTATTCCGGTGACCTTCAGTCACGCGGAATCATGAAGGCCATCTGGCGTGTGGTGGGCGAGTACGCCAACTACTCCATCTTCGAGGTGGATGATCACGATGAGCTGCAGGCGATCCTCAGCGGATTCCCTATGTTCAAGTACATGGACGTCAAGATCACCCCGCTGGCAAAGCACCCGAACGCTCTGGAGTATTACCTGAAGGGTTAA
- the benA gene encoding benzoate 1,2-dioxygenase large subunit — MSTPILNLDSVQYTLDRALEDRPEEGIVRVNRNIFTDPEIFDLEMRHIFEGNWIYLAHESQIPNPGDYFTTYIGRQPIMITRSKDGKLNCLINACSHRGAMLCRRKTDNRTTLTCPFHGWTFSNDGALLKVKDEKEGAYPENFNKEGSHDLRRVPKFESYRGFLFGSLNPDVVSLEEHLGDTRTVIDMLVDQSPDGLEVVRGSSTYTYDGNWKLQTENGADGYHVSSTHWNYAATTSRRGTGESANETKAMDAGTWGKQGGGYFSYPHGHMLLWMWWGNPEDRPLYDRREEFKEKFGEEKGEFMVGASRNLCLYPNVYLMDQFSSQIRHIRPISVDKTEVTIYCIAPKGEAPEARANRIRQYEDFFNATGMATPDDLEEFRSCQKTYLATGFPWNDMTRGLGHQIEGPNDVAKGLGMNEVLSSGARTEDEGLYPIQHTYWHELMQKAVKTQSIQEKETSDDSATAEVTRAAAEAREAAKAAAKSSSSDQPRRRRRSRG, encoded by the coding sequence ATGTCCACCCCTATCCTCAACCTTGACAGCGTCCAATACACGTTGGACCGCGCACTCGAGGATCGCCCCGAGGAGGGCATTGTCCGGGTTAACCGCAACATCTTCACCGATCCTGAGATCTTCGATCTGGAGATGCGCCACATCTTCGAGGGCAACTGGATCTACCTGGCACATGAGTCACAGATCCCCAACCCAGGTGACTACTTCACCACCTACATCGGCCGCCAGCCGATCATGATCACCCGCTCCAAGGACGGCAAGCTCAACTGCCTCATCAACGCCTGCTCCCACCGTGGTGCTATGCTCTGCCGCCGCAAGACCGATAACCGCACCACCCTGACCTGCCCATTCCACGGCTGGACCTTCTCCAACGATGGTGCACTGCTCAAGGTCAAGGATGAAAAAGAAGGCGCGTATCCGGAGAACTTCAACAAGGAGGGCTCCCACGACCTGCGTCGCGTGCCCAAGTTCGAGTCCTACCGCGGTTTCCTTTTCGGCTCCCTCAACCCAGACGTGGTTTCCCTGGAAGAGCACCTCGGCGACACCCGCACCGTGATCGACATGCTGGTTGACCAGTCCCCAGACGGCCTCGAGGTTGTCCGCGGATCTTCCACCTACACCTACGATGGCAACTGGAAGCTGCAGACCGAGAACGGTGCAGACGGCTACCACGTCTCCTCCACCCACTGGAACTACGCAGCCACCACCTCCCGCCGTGGCACCGGCGAATCCGCCAACGAGACCAAGGCCATGGATGCCGGCACCTGGGGCAAGCAGGGCGGCGGCTACTTCTCCTACCCACACGGACACATGCTGCTGTGGATGTGGTGGGGCAACCCAGAGGATCGCCCACTCTACGACCGTCGCGAAGAGTTCAAGGAGAAGTTCGGTGAGGAGAAGGGCGAGTTCATGGTTGGCGCTTCCCGCAACCTGTGCCTGTACCCGAACGTCTACCTCATGGACCAGTTCTCCTCACAGATCCGCCACATCCGCCCAATCTCGGTGGATAAGACCGAGGTGACCATCTACTGCATCGCTCCCAAGGGCGAAGCACCAGAGGCACGCGCGAACCGCATCCGTCAGTACGAGGACTTCTTCAACGCCACCGGCATGGCCACCCCGGATGACCTGGAGGAGTTCCGCTCCTGCCAGAAGACCTACCTGGCCACCGGTTTCCCATGGAACGACATGACCCGTGGACTCGGCCACCAGATCGAGGGACCAAACGATGTAGCCAAGGGCCTCGGCATGAACGAGGTTCTCTCCTCCGGCGCACGCACTGAGGATGAGGGACTTTACCCAATCCAGCACACCTACTGGCACGAGCTCATGCAGAAGGCCGTTAAGACCCAGAGCATCCAGGAAAAGGAAACCAGCGACGACTCCGCCACCGCTGAGGTCACCCGCGCAGCCGCTGAGGCACGCGAGGCAGCCAAGGCCGCGGCGAAGTCCAGCTCCTCGGATCAGCCACGCCGTCGTCGCCGCTCACGCGGCTAA
- the pcaG gene encoding protocatechuate 3,4-dioxygenase subunit alpha → MIDTGKNGEFRYEQSTLVDQDDAEFGITPSQTVGPYVHIGLTLENSHHMVDPGTDGAIELELTATDGDGAPIADAMFEIWQSDAEGVHNSDLDPSRSTPATADGFRGLGRGMVDENGTATFTTLTPGAFNDEAAHFKIGVFARGMLERLYTRAYLPESDLETDPVLNAVPEERRQLLIATKTEKGYRFDITVQSDTGETPFFGL, encoded by the coding sequence ATGATTGATACAGGGAAGAACGGCGAGTTCCGTTATGAGCAGTCCACCCTTGTTGACCAGGATGATGCCGAATTCGGCATCACCCCCTCCCAGACCGTCGGCCCCTATGTCCACATTGGTCTCACACTGGAGAACTCCCACCACATGGTGGACCCCGGCACCGATGGTGCCATCGAGCTGGAACTGACCGCCACGGACGGTGACGGCGCCCCCATCGCGGATGCCATGTTTGAGATCTGGCAGTCCGATGCCGAGGGTGTGCACAACTCCGATCTGGATCCATCCCGCTCCACCCCGGCCACCGCCGATGGGTTCCGTGGCCTTGGACGTGGCATGGTGGATGAAAACGGTACGGCCACCTTCACCACCCTCACCCCGGGAGCCTTCAATGATGAAGCGGCCCACTTCAAGATCGGTGTTTTCGCCCGCGGCATGCTGGAGCGACTCTACACCCGCGCCTACCTGCCGGAATCAGACCTGGAGACCGATCCGGTTCTGAACGCAGTGCCCGAAGAGCGCCGCCAGCTTCTCATCGCCACCAAGACCGAGAAGGGCTACCGTTTTGATATCACGGTCCAGTCCGACACCGGGGAAACCCCGTTCTTCGGCCTCTGA
- a CDS encoding muconate/chloromuconate family cycloisomerase, which translates to MADLTINRVETRILDVPLIRPHGFATTTSTVQHILLVGVHLDNAVVGYGEGVVPGGPWWGGESVETMKALVDGYLAPVLVGREVSELAGIMADLERVVARARYAKAAVDVAMHDAWARALGVSVRDLLGGTVRTSLDCTWALGVLPLDVAVAEIEERIETWGNRSFKLKMGAGEPAEDTRRVAELAREVGDRVSLRIDINARWDRLTALRYLPELADAGIELFEQPTPADDLETLREITRRTNVSVMADESVWTPAEALAVVKSQAADVIALKTTKHGGLLESKKIAAIAEAGGLACHGATSLEGPVGTAASLQFAASTKAVSYGTELFGPQLLKDTYVVQDIEYRDGQVIVPEGPGLGVELDMDKVNFYTRN; encoded by the coding sequence ATGGCTGATCTGACAATTAACCGCGTAGAGACCCGCATCCTCGATGTTCCCCTCATCCGTCCGCACGGCTTCGCCACCACTACGTCCACTGTTCAGCACATCCTGCTGGTCGGTGTCCACCTGGACAACGCTGTGGTCGGATACGGCGAGGGCGTTGTCCCCGGCGGCCCCTGGTGGGGCGGCGAGTCCGTTGAGACCATGAAGGCGCTTGTCGACGGCTACCTCGCCCCCGTACTCGTCGGCCGCGAGGTCTCCGAACTGGCTGGCATCATGGCTGACCTGGAGCGCGTCGTTGCCCGCGCCCGGTATGCCAAGGCTGCCGTGGATGTGGCAATGCATGATGCCTGGGCACGTGCCCTCGGTGTGTCCGTGCGTGACCTGCTGGGCGGCACCGTCCGCACCTCCCTCGACTGCACCTGGGCGCTCGGCGTCCTGCCTCTTGATGTTGCAGTCGCTGAGATCGAGGAGCGCATCGAAACCTGGGGCAACCGCTCCTTCAAGCTCAAGATGGGCGCCGGTGAGCCAGCCGAAGACACCCGTCGCGTGGCGGAACTGGCACGTGAGGTCGGCGACCGCGTCTCCTTGCGCATTGATATCAATGCCCGCTGGGATCGCCTCACCGCACTGCGTTACCTGCCTGAGCTTGCCGACGCCGGCATCGAGCTCTTCGAGCAGCCCACCCCGGCCGATGACCTGGAAACTCTGCGCGAGATCACCCGCCGCACCAACGTCTCCGTCATGGCTGATGAATCTGTCTGGACCCCGGCCGAGGCACTTGCCGTGGTGAAGTCCCAGGCAGCTGATGTCATCGCACTGAAGACCACCAAGCACGGCGGCCTGTTGGAATCCAAGAAGATCGCCGCCATCGCCGAGGCCGGCGGACTGGCCTGCCACGGCGCCACCAGCCTGGAGGGCCCGGTCGGTACCGCAGCATCCCTGCAGTTCGCCGCCTCCACCAAGGCAGTGTCCTATGGCACCGAGCTGTTCGGTCCGCAGCTGCTCAAGGACACCTACGTGGTCCAGGATATTGAGTACCGCGATGGTCAGGTCATCGTCCCTGAAGGCCCCGGCCTGGGCGTTGAGCTGGACATGGACAAAGTCAACTTCTACACCCGCAACTAA
- the pcaC gene encoding 4-carboxymuconolactone decarboxylase, translating to MSLYDDGREAAYDTGMTNRRAVLGDAHVDAALEKQTDVTKPFQDFITRTAWGDVWERDGLDHTQRRLLTIAILTAVGNHGELDMHIRAALRAGVESEIIGETLLHTAIYAGVPNSNHGFQLLNTAVKELSGN from the coding sequence ATGAGCCTGTATGACGACGGCCGTGAAGCCGCCTATGACACCGGAATGACAAACCGCCGCGCGGTTCTGGGCGACGCCCATGTGGATGCAGCCCTGGAGAAGCAGACCGATGTAACCAAGCCCTTCCAGGACTTCATCACCCGCACGGCCTGGGGGGATGTGTGGGAGCGCGATGGACTGGACCATACCCAGAGGCGTCTGCTCACCATCGCCATTCTCACCGCGGTGGGTAATCATGGGGAGCTGGACATGCACATCCGTGCCGCCCTGCGCGCCGGGGTGGAGTCAGAGATCATCGGCGAAACCCTGCTGCACACCGCGATCTATGCGGGTGTACCCAACTCCAACCATGGTTTCCAACTGCTTAATACCGCGGTGAAAGAACTCAGCGGTAACTAG
- the catA gene encoding catechol 1,2-dioxygenase — protein MTSVENQTAEATAHDSGNKATDKFKANRVSSDTSKERANAIYTDLLAAIAEVAHKHQVTYEEYAVLKQWMIDVGEYGEWPLWLDVFVEHEIEEINYNRHDYTGTKGSIEGPYYVENSPKLPWNGEMPMRDQDKACTPLFFGGQVTDLDGNGLAGAEIELWHADEEGFYAQFAPGIPEWNLRGTIVTDEEGRYNIKTLQPAPYMIPHDGPTGWFVESYGGHPWRPAHLHLRVSHPGYRTITTQLYFEGGDYVDNDVATAVKPELVLHPEAKEDGNHVHYPFVLDKED, from the coding sequence ATGACTTCAGTCGAGAATCAGACAGCCGAGGCAACTGCCCACGACTCAGGCAACAAGGCCACTGACAAGTTCAAGGCCAACCGCGTTTCCTCGGACACCTCCAAGGAGCGCGCCAACGCGATCTACACCGACCTGCTCGCCGCAATCGCTGAGGTTGCTCACAAGCACCAGGTCACCTACGAAGAGTACGCAGTGCTCAAGCAGTGGATGATCGACGTGGGCGAGTACGGCGAGTGGCCACTGTGGCTCGACGTTTTCGTTGAGCACGAGATCGAGGAAATCAACTACAACCGCCACGATTACACCGGCACCAAGGGTTCCATCGAAGGCCCTTACTACGTTGAGAACTCCCCGAAGCTTCCTTGGAACGGCGAAATGCCGATGCGCGACCAGGACAAGGCCTGCACCCCACTGTTCTTCGGTGGACAGGTCACCGACCTCGACGGCAACGGTCTTGCCGGCGCCGAGATCGAGCTGTGGCACGCTGATGAGGAGGGCTTCTACGCCCAGTTCGCGCCAGGAATCCCTGAGTGGAACCTGCGTGGCACCATCGTCACCGATGAGGAGGGTCGCTACAACATCAAGACCCTGCAGCCTGCTCCTTACATGATTCCTCACGACGGCCCAACCGGCTGGTTCGTTGAGTCCTACGGTGGACACCCATGGCGTCCAGCCCACCTCCACCTGCGCGTTTCCCACCCGGGCTACCGCACCATCACCACCCAGCTGTACTTTGAGGGTGGAGACTATGTTGACAATGACGTTGCAACCGCTGTGAAGCCAGAGCTCGTTCTGCACCCAGAGGCGAAGGAAGACGGCAACCACGTCCACTACCCATTCGTTCTGGACAAGGAAGACTAG
- the pcaH gene encoding protocatechuate 3,4-dioxygenase subunit beta: MEIPHFAPTAGQYSPLHFPEYRTTVKRNPSNDLIMIPNRLGESTGPVFGDRDLGGIDNDMTQVNGGEAIGQRIFVHGRVLGFDGKPVPHTLVEAWQANAAGRYRHKNDSWPAPLDPHFNGVARTLTDKDGNYSFYTVMPGNYPWGNHHNAWRPAHIHFSLYGRQFTERLVTQMYFPNDPLFFQDPIYNAVPKGARERMIAAFDYDETRENFALGYKFDIVLRGRNATPFE, from the coding sequence ATGGAGATCCCACACTTCGCACCGACGGCAGGGCAGTATTCACCCCTCCACTTCCCTGAGTACCGCACCACAGTCAAGCGCAACCCCAGCAACGATCTCATCATGATCCCAAACCGTCTGGGTGAGAGCACCGGCCCGGTCTTCGGCGACCGGGACCTCGGCGGCATTGACAATGACATGACCCAGGTCAACGGCGGCGAGGCCATAGGCCAGCGCATCTTCGTCCACGGACGGGTGCTCGGATTCGATGGCAAGCCGGTTCCCCACACGCTGGTGGAGGCGTGGCAGGCCAATGCCGCCGGACGTTACCGCCACAAGAATGATTCCTGGCCGGCACCCCTGGACCCGCACTTCAACGGAGTGGCCCGCACGCTGACCGACAAGGACGGCAACTACAGCTTCTACACCGTCATGCCGGGTAACTACCCATGGGGTAACCACCACAATGCCTGGCGGCCAGCCCACATCCACTTCTCTCTCTACGGGCGTCAGTTCACCGAGCGTCTGGTCACCCAGATGTACTTCCCCAACGATCCACTGTTCTTCCAGGATCCGATCTACAACGCCGTGCCCAAGGGTGCCCGCGAGCGCATGATCGCAGCTTTTGACTATGACGAGACCCGCGAGAACTTCGCACTGGGATACAAGTTCGACATCGTCCTGCGTGGTCGCAACGCCACCCCCTTCGAATAA